A stretch of DNA from Pseudomonas sp. p1(2021b):
TGCGCCACAGCTCGACAGTATCCTTCAGTGCCCTGAAGTTGATTTTCCGGGTCGCGGCCAACTCATTCAAAAATTCCACCGCCCCCTCGGTGTAACCAAGAGCGTTCACCACGTCATCTTGTGACACAAGCGCCAGATCAATGAGGGCTTGCCCGAACTTTTTGACCTTGCCTTCAATCGTACACCGCAGCTGAAGTTCAGCTGCCTGATTTGCCTGCGTAAAGGTAATGAGGCCCTGAGCGATTAGAACATCACCGATGCGCCTAACCGCTGGCTTCACAGAATCATCTTTAATTAAGGTCCGTACCCGTCCCAAGGTTGTCAAGCCATCAGTTACCATCCGCACAGCGGATTGGCCTAATGTGTCGAATTGGCTCTGCCGTGCAGCAGCGTTCAACACAGCCATCTCTCCACCGCCACCGATAATGGCTGCACGCACTGATCTGTCTGATCTAATAAGCTCAATGATGGGGCATTTACCTGAAAACGAATCTTTCGAAGGCGCAAATGGAATATTGCCTGTGACAGGCGGCAGCCCATTCTTTTTCAACCACATGCGCTCTACGTCATTAATAGGTAGCCATTCGTGTTCTATATCAGTCCGAAGAGTCTGCACAAGTCGCTGAGCAATCACACCAATGAGTACAGACGCAAGTGTTTGGGCATCGACCCCAAGATCAACGATGCGAGGTACAGCTTGTGCTGCACTATTGGAGTGCAATGTGGCAAAGACCAAGTGGCCGGTGTTTGCAGCCTGAATGGCAATCTGTGCGGTTTCCTGGTCACGAATCTCACCAATCAGAATAACGTCCGGATCCTGACGCAACAGGGCCCGTAGACCCAATGCGAAACTGAGCTGGGGCGTTACGTTGATTTGGACAAAGCCCTTAACTACATACTCAACCGGATGCTCGATAGTACAGATGTTGAGCGTACCGTCGTTGATGGCATTGAGTGCTGCGTACAGTGTCGTGGTTTTACCTGAGCCGGTTGGGCCGGTGACAAGGATCAGCCCTTGAGGTTCGTTGATCATCTCGCGGAATGCGTGCTCGACCAGAGGCGGCATTCGAATTCGGTCAAGGCTCATCGACGCGTTTTCTTGGTCGAGCAACCGGCATACGATTTTTTGCCCATTGTGACTTGGAACCAAGCTCACACGGACCTCCAACTCCAGTCCCGGGTATCGCAATCCGATACGACCATCGAGGGGGATT
This window harbors:
- a CDS encoding GspE/PulE family protein, yielding MAKEPDLFIYNSPADKPAATYLNDLFRMAAENKVPDIHFQWVQGHVHIQLRQDGQLRHFETVEPAMGKMIDTKIRSRATMDLSQHQIPLDGRIGLRYPGLELEVRVSLVPSHNGQKIVCRLLDQENASMSLDRIRMPPLVEHAFREMINEPQGLILVTGPTGSGKTTTLYAALNAINDGTLNICTIEHPVEYVVKGFVQINVTPQLSFALGLRALLRQDPDVILIGEIRDQETAQIAIQAANTGHLVFATLHSNSAAQAVPRIVDLGVDAQTLASVLIGVIAQRLVQTLRTDIEHEWLPINDVERMWLKKNGLPPVTGNIPFAPSKDSFSGKCPIIELIRSDRSVRAAIIGGGGEMAVLNAAARQSQFDTLGQSAVRMVTDGLTTLGRVRTLIKDDSVKPAVRRIGDVLIAQGLITFTQANQAAELQLRCTIEGKVKKFGQALIDLALVSQDDVVNALGYTEGAVEFLNELAATRKINFRALKDTVELWRTERNQESIFDMLIEQNLISKESLYEEVYCADGYGSPAGNSSPLLSTGVAAVAAV